One Curtobacterium sp. BH-2-1-1 genomic region harbors:
- a CDS encoding helix-turn-helix domain-containing protein, with translation MNVEPDPRISFETSGADLEAAIQMYEDAYESVGFQAERTERPFSYRFRVTGDETMSFRSTRFDARMQGELESGDEYVVMWLADGGGTVDVGRQEVAFTPGTPMMFPTGRPFAFDLQDLRQSLVQFDRTFLEGVAAEEHGTQPAPLVFDHTQPPRREDLRGWNAQVRRAAETVLGEAPVSQLVLAETARDTALALLRTFPHTVLAPDITLPQGATGRVREAVEYMHAFAHTPISTTDVAEHVGLSVRGLQQAFQRQVGTAPNAMLRGIRLDRVREELRRSSPGDVTVAAIAVRWGFAHLGRFSGAYASRFGEYPRDTLHA, from the coding sequence ATGAACGTCGAGCCCGACCCCAGGATCAGCTTCGAGACGTCCGGGGCCGACCTCGAGGCGGCGATCCAGATGTACGAGGACGCGTACGAGAGCGTGGGCTTCCAGGCGGAGCGCACGGAACGCCCGTTCAGCTACCGCTTCCGGGTCACGGGCGACGAGACGATGTCCTTCCGCTCCACGCGGTTCGACGCCCGGATGCAGGGCGAGCTCGAGTCCGGCGACGAGTACGTCGTGATGTGGCTCGCCGACGGTGGGGGCACCGTCGACGTCGGGCGGCAAGAGGTCGCCTTCACGCCCGGCACGCCGATGATGTTCCCGACCGGTCGACCGTTCGCCTTCGACCTGCAGGACCTCCGGCAGAGCCTGGTCCAGTTCGATCGCACGTTCCTCGAGGGCGTGGCGGCCGAGGAGCACGGCACGCAGCCGGCCCCGCTCGTGTTCGACCACACCCAGCCGCCGCGGCGCGAGGACCTCCGCGGGTGGAACGCCCAGGTCCGCCGGGCCGCCGAGACCGTGCTCGGCGAGGCGCCGGTGTCGCAGCTGGTCCTCGCGGAGACCGCCCGGGACACCGCCCTCGCGCTCCTCCGCACCTTCCCGCACACCGTGCTCGCGCCGGACATCACCCTGCCGCAGGGCGCCACGGGCCGGGTCCGCGAGGCCGTCGAGTACATGCACGCGTTCGCCCACACCCCGATCAGCACGACCGACGTCGCCGAGCACGTCGGGCTCAGTGTGCGCGGGCTCCAGCAGGCGTTCCAGCGGCAGGTCGGTACGGCGCCCAACGCGATGCTGCGCGGCATCCGGCTCGACCGCGTCCGCGAGGAACTCCGCCGCTCGTCGCCCGGTGACGTCACGGTCGCCGCGATCGCCGTGCGGTGGGGTTTCGCCCACCTCGGCCGGTTCTCCGGGGCGTACGCCTCGCGCTTCGGCGAGTACCCGCGCGACACGCTGCACGCCTGA
- a CDS encoding alpha/beta hydrolase, translating into MRRPRPWVIVPGIWNSDPDHWQSLWQDDRSADDPGAVVRIAPASWSEPDPDDWSRAITSAVAAVDEPPVLIAHSLGVLAVAAWLGQRGHAAVAGAFLVAPPDPLAPGFPAAAAGFVEPVAQAAPAVPTRLVVSDDDPYCTLDRALGFADVLGAGVVRVGALGHVNVASGVGAWPAGRALVDDLERTF; encoded by the coding sequence GTGCGCAGACCTCGACCGTGGGTGATCGTCCCCGGGATCTGGAACTCCGACCCCGACCACTGGCAGTCGCTGTGGCAGGACGACCGGTCGGCCGACGACCCCGGCGCGGTCGTCCGGATCGCACCGGCGTCGTGGAGCGAGCCCGACCCGGACGACTGGTCCCGCGCGATCACCAGCGCCGTGGCCGCCGTCGACGAACCGCCGGTGCTCATCGCGCACAGCCTGGGCGTCCTCGCCGTCGCCGCGTGGCTCGGGCAGCGGGGACACGCCGCGGTCGCGGGTGCCTTCCTCGTGGCGCCGCCGGACCCGCTCGCGCCGGGGTTCCCCGCCGCAGCGGCCGGGTTCGTCGAGCCGGTGGCCCAGGCAGCCCCTGCGGTCCCGACGCGTCTGGTGGTCAGCGACGACGACCCGTACTGCACGCTCGACCGGGCCCTGGGGTTCGCGGACGTCCTCGGTGCCGGAGTCGTCCGGGTCGGCGCGCTCGGCCACGTGAACGTCGCCAGCGGTGTCGGTGCCTGGCCGGCCGGCCGTGCACTCGTGGACGACCTCGAGCGCACGTTCTGA
- a CDS encoding Nif3-like dinuclear metal center hexameric protein has protein sequence MPTLRELQAVIEDLWPATGAESWDSVGLVAGDPDQTVEHVHLAVDAVPATARETVELGADLLLTHHPLLLRGVTTIAESTYKGSVLATLVRGGAALVAAHTNADVVTTGTSAVLADRLGLTDQRPLEPGADPSTGIGRVGVLAEPTTLGALARALVDLLPGTATGVRVSGEFDRPVRSVALCAGAGDAYLGHPDVLGADVYVTSDLRHHPASEFREQAMLVGGPALIDTSHWATEWLWLDVAAEQLRRTAGVRVTVSDLRTDPWDFAVLPAAEPTTDTQGV, from the coding sequence ATGCCGACGCTCCGCGAACTCCAGGCCGTGATCGAAGACCTGTGGCCCGCCACCGGCGCCGAGTCCTGGGACTCCGTCGGGCTCGTGGCGGGGGACCCCGACCAGACGGTCGAGCACGTGCACCTCGCAGTCGACGCCGTCCCGGCCACCGCCCGCGAGACGGTCGAGCTCGGCGCTGACCTGCTGCTCACCCACCACCCGCTGCTGCTCCGAGGCGTCACCACGATCGCCGAGTCGACCTACAAGGGCAGCGTGCTCGCCACCCTCGTGCGCGGCGGGGCAGCCCTCGTCGCCGCGCACACCAACGCCGACGTCGTGACGACGGGTACCTCGGCCGTGCTCGCCGACCGGCTCGGCCTGACCGACCAGCGCCCGCTCGAGCCCGGTGCGGACCCGTCGACGGGGATCGGCCGCGTCGGGGTGCTCGCCGAACCGACCACGCTCGGCGCGCTCGCCCGGGCGCTGGTGGACCTCCTGCCCGGCACCGCGACCGGCGTCCGGGTCTCGGGGGAGTTCGACCGGCCCGTCCGTTCCGTCGCGCTCTGCGCCGGCGCCGGTGACGCGTACCTCGGCCACCCCGACGTGCTCGGTGCCGACGTCTACGTCACGAGCGACCTCCGGCACCACCCGGCGTCCGAGTTCCGCGAGCAGGCGATGCTCGTCGGCGGACCCGCCCTCATCGACACCTCGCACTGGGCCACCGAGTGGCTCTGGCTCGACGTCGCCGCCGAGCAACTCCGCCGCACCGCGGGCGTCCGCGTCACCGTGAGCGACCTCCGCACCGACCCGTGGGACTTCGCCGTCCTGCCGGCCGCCGAACCCACCACCGACACACAAGGAGTCTGA
- a CDS encoding zinc ribbon domain-containing protein gives MKAAPEDQVILLDVQRLDNDVTRIAHRITSLQKGDRLTELGTTAAGLRAQLAAATGEVEDAERELARLESDTATAQARVERDTTMLQNVSSAKDAAGLQSELESLQRRIGDLETAELEVMENLDGFRARVGDIEAQLADVEAARAGLVAERDAEIARLESDRESATQSRAAVAAKVPADLLALYDRQRARYGFGASLLQGGVSTASGVTLTNSDLQTIRRAAPDEVVLCPDSDAILVRTAESGL, from the coding sequence ATGAAGGCAGCACCCGAGGACCAGGTCATCCTCCTCGACGTCCAGCGTCTCGACAACGACGTCACCCGGATCGCGCACCGCATCACGTCGCTGCAGAAGGGCGATCGGCTCACCGAGCTCGGCACCACGGCGGCGGGGCTGCGCGCCCAGCTCGCGGCGGCCACCGGCGAGGTCGAGGACGCCGAGCGCGAACTCGCCCGCCTCGAGTCCGACACCGCCACGGCGCAGGCCCGCGTGGAGCGTGACACCACGATGCTCCAGAACGTCTCCAGCGCGAAGGACGCCGCTGGTCTCCAGAGCGAGCTCGAGTCGCTGCAGCGCCGCATCGGGGACCTCGAGACGGCCGAACTCGAGGTCATGGAGAACCTCGACGGCTTCCGTGCCCGCGTGGGCGACATCGAGGCGCAGCTCGCCGACGTCGAGGCCGCACGTGCCGGGCTGGTGGCCGAGCGCGACGCCGAGATCGCCCGGCTCGAGTCCGACCGCGAATCGGCCACGCAGAGCCGTGCCGCCGTCGCCGCGAAGGTGCCAGCGGACCTCCTCGCGCTGTACGACCGGCAGCGGGCACGGTACGGCTTCGGCGCCTCGCTGCTGCAGGGCGGGGTGTCCACGGCGTCCGGCGTGACGCTCACGAACTCCGACCTGCAGACCATCCGGCGGGCAGCGCCCGACGAGGTCGTGCTCTGCCCCGACAGCGACGCGATCCTGGTGCGGACGGCGGAGTCCGGGCTCTAG
- the ppgK gene encoding polyphosphate--glucose phosphotransferase — protein MTSLAVGVDIGGTGIKGAIVDVSTGELTTDRIKKATPEGGKPHDIVAVAASILDELAPASDVPVGVCFPAIVRDGKTMSAANVSKKWIGFEAEALFEKELGRSIHFVNDADAAGFAEQQFGAAKGKDGLVVVTTLGTGIGTALINDGVLIVNSELGHLEIDGHDAESRASFAAKERDDLSWKHWAKRLQKYYSTLEALLSPELFVVGGGVSKQYEEFLPLLDLQADIIPATLRNNAGIIGAATLAARSA, from the coding sequence ATGACCTCCCTCGCAGTCGGCGTCGACATCGGCGGTACGGGCATCAAGGGCGCGATCGTCGACGTCTCCACCGGCGAACTCACCACCGACCGGATCAAGAAGGCCACGCCGGAGGGCGGGAAGCCGCACGACATCGTCGCCGTGGCCGCATCCATCCTCGACGAGCTCGCTCCGGCGTCGGACGTGCCCGTCGGGGTCTGCTTCCCGGCGATCGTCCGCGACGGCAAGACCATGTCCGCGGCGAACGTGTCGAAGAAGTGGATCGGATTCGAGGCCGAGGCGCTCTTCGAGAAGGAGCTCGGCCGCTCCATCCACTTCGTCAACGACGCCGACGCCGCCGGGTTCGCCGAGCAGCAGTTCGGTGCGGCGAAGGGCAAGGACGGCCTGGTCGTCGTCACGACGCTCGGCACCGGCATCGGCACGGCGCTCATCAACGACGGCGTGCTCATCGTGAACTCGGAGCTCGGGCACCTCGAGATCGACGGGCACGACGCCGAGTCCCGCGCCTCGTTCGCCGCGAAGGAGCGCGACGACCTGTCGTGGAAGCACTGGGCGAAGCGGCTGCAGAAGTACTACTCCACGCTCGAGGCCCTGCTCTCCCCGGAGCTCTTCGTCGTCGGCGGCGGGGTGTCGAAGCAGTACGAGGAGTTCCTGCCGCTGCTCGACCTGCAGGCGGACATCATCCCGGCGACGCTCCGGAACAACGCGGGCATCATCGGCGCCGCGACCCTGGCCGCGCGGAGCGCCTGA
- the map gene encoding type I methionyl aminopeptidase, with amino-acid sequence MPRDEHGHLTAGRISPLRSVPKEIERPEYVGKAEPHEHGLGDTYTPDEVERIRTAGRIASQAIDAVGAAIRPGVTTDGLDRIGHEFVVAHGAYPSTLGYRGYPKSLCSSLNEVICHGIPDDTVLQEGDLVNIDITAYKDGMHGDTNRTFIVGQASQEVEDLVTRTRLALERGIKAVAPGRQVNVIGRAIEAYAKRFGYGVVRDYTGHGVGRAFHSGLIIPHYDAPRFDDVMVPGMVFTIEPMLTLGGIDADIWADDWTVSTRDKSWTAQFEHTLVVTERGAELLTVS; translated from the coding sequence ATGCCCCGGGACGAACACGGACACCTGACCGCCGGCCGCATCTCCCCGTTGCGGTCCGTCCCGAAGGAGATCGAGCGTCCGGAGTACGTCGGCAAGGCCGAGCCGCACGAGCACGGACTCGGCGACACGTACACCCCGGACGAGGTCGAGCGGATCCGGACCGCCGGGCGCATCGCCTCCCAGGCCATCGACGCCGTCGGCGCGGCGATCCGCCCCGGTGTCACGACGGACGGGCTCGACCGGATCGGCCACGAGTTCGTCGTCGCGCACGGCGCCTACCCCTCGACGCTCGGCTACCGCGGCTACCCGAAGTCCCTCTGCTCGAGCCTCAACGAGGTCATCTGCCACGGCATCCCCGACGACACCGTCCTGCAGGAGGGCGACCTCGTCAACATCGACATCACCGCCTACAAGGACGGGATGCACGGCGACACGAACCGCACCTTCATCGTCGGGCAGGCGTCGCAAGAGGTCGAGGACCTCGTGACCCGCACGCGACTCGCCCTCGAGCGTGGGATCAAGGCCGTCGCCCCGGGTCGGCAGGTGAACGTCATCGGCCGTGCCATCGAGGCGTACGCGAAGCGCTTCGGCTACGGCGTCGTCCGCGACTACACCGGCCACGGCGTCGGGCGGGCGTTCCACTCCGGGCTGATCATCCCCCACTACGACGCTCCGCGCTTCGACGACGTCATGGTGCCCGGCATGGTCTTCACGATCGAGCCGATGCTCACGCTCGGCGGCATCGACGCCGACATCTGGGCCGACGACTGGACCGTCTCCACCCGGGACAAGTCGTGGACCGCACAGTTCGAACACACCCTCGTCGTCACCGAGCGCGGCGCGGAACTCCTCACGGTCTCCTGA
- a CDS encoding SPOR domain-containing protein, with the protein MSDERIESQWWFNEKTHAVEQGPQSPQRDRIGPFASREEAQHALDRIKANNERWDDEDQ; encoded by the coding sequence ATGAGTGACGAACGCATCGAGTCCCAGTGGTGGTTCAACGAGAAGACGCACGCCGTCGAGCAGGGCCCGCAGTCGCCGCAGCGCGACCGGATCGGCCCGTTCGCCTCGCGTGAGGAAGCGCAACACGCCCTGGACCGGATCAAGGCGAACAACGAGCGTTGGGACGACGAAGACCAATAG
- the glnA gene encoding type I glutamate--ammonia ligase, whose amino-acid sequence MDKQTDFVLRTIEERGIKFIRLWFTDVIGTLKSVAIAPAEVEGAFAEGIGFDGSAIEGLTRSYEADVLAHPDPSTFQILPWRGEIDPTARMFCDITTPDGQPAVADPRNVLKRTLAKASERGFTFYTHPEIEFYLLKSRDWKDGGPQPVDRAGYFDNVPGGSAHDFRRRSVRMLEDLGISVEFSHHEAGPGQNEIDLRYADALTMADNIMTFRTVVKEVAIEQGVYATFMPKPISGQPGSGMHTHVSLFEGDQNAFYEAGGQYQLSDTAKHFIAGVLKHAPEITAVTNQFVNSYKRLWGGDEAPSFVTWGHNNRSALVRVPLYKPNKGQSARIEYRGIDSAANPYLAYSLLLAAGLKGIDEGYELPPEAEDNVWSLSDSERRALGYSQLPASLDHALSLMEDSELVAETLGEQVFNFVLLNKRQEWKAYRDQVTPFELDTNLGAL is encoded by the coding sequence ATGGACAAGCAGACGGACTTCGTGCTCCGCACCATCGAGGAGCGGGGCATCAAGTTCATCCGACTCTGGTTCACGGACGTCATCGGGACCCTGAAGTCCGTGGCGATCGCCCCGGCCGAGGTCGAGGGCGCGTTCGCCGAGGGCATCGGGTTCGACGGCTCCGCGATCGAGGGCCTCACGCGCTCGTACGAGGCGGACGTCCTGGCCCACCCGGACCCGTCGACGTTCCAGATCCTCCCGTGGCGCGGCGAGATCGACCCGACCGCGCGGATGTTCTGCGACATCACGACGCCGGACGGTCAGCCCGCCGTCGCCGACCCGCGCAACGTGCTCAAGCGCACGCTGGCGAAGGCGAGCGAGCGCGGCTTCACGTTCTACACGCACCCCGAGATCGAGTTCTACCTGCTGAAGAGCCGCGACTGGAAGGACGGCGGCCCGCAGCCCGTCGACCGTGCCGGCTACTTCGACAACGTCCCCGGCGGCAGCGCGCACGACTTCCGTCGCCGGTCCGTCCGGATGCTCGAGGACCTCGGCATCTCGGTGGAGTTCTCCCACCACGAGGCCGGCCCCGGCCAGAACGAGATCGACCTCCGCTACGCCGATGCACTGACGATGGCGGACAACATCATGACGTTCCGCACCGTCGTGAAAGAGGTCGCGATCGAGCAGGGCGTCTACGCGACGTTCATGCCGAAGCCGATCTCCGGCCAGCCGGGCTCGGGCATGCACACGCACGTGTCGCTGTTCGAGGGCGACCAGAACGCCTTCTACGAGGCGGGTGGCCAGTACCAGCTGTCCGACACGGCGAAGCACTTCATCGCCGGTGTCCTCAAGCACGCGCCGGAGATCACCGCGGTCACGAACCAGTTCGTGAACTCGTACAAGCGCCTCTGGGGCGGTGACGAGGCCCCGTCGTTCGTGACCTGGGGCCACAACAACCGCTCGGCCCTCGTGCGCGTCCCGCTGTACAAGCCGAACAAGGGCCAGTCCGCCCGCATCGAGTACCGCGGCATCGACTCGGCGGCGAACCCGTACCTCGCGTACTCGCTGCTGCTGGCCGCGGGGCTCAAGGGCATCGACGAGGGCTACGAGCTGCCGCCGGAGGCCGAGGACAACGTCTGGAGCCTGTCCGACTCCGAGCGCCGTGCCCTCGGGTACAGCCAGCTGCCGGCGAGCCTCGACCACGCGCTGAGCCTCATGGAGGACTCGGAGCTCGTGGCGGAGACGCTCGGCGAGCAGGTCTTCAACTTCGTGCTGCTGAACAAGCGCCAGGAGTGGAAGGCCTACCGCGACCAGGTCACGCCGTTCGAGCTCGACACGAACCTCGGCGCGCTCTGA
- a CDS encoding bifunctional [glutamine synthetase] adenylyltransferase/[glutamine synthetase]-adenylyl-L-tyrosine phosphorylase, with the protein MTGRTTTSRSELARLGFAELSESLERIADLEARSGPDLQVPVSGSPALWESTADPDGALRALERLLERAPDELRPVLADDAATERLVRLLGASVGLGEFLHRRPAEIDLLLAPVTAPWSQQEYTDSLLAAIDGATGEDARLRLRVRYRRHLAQIALFDVLNAAPTEAFPAVAAGLADLAGAALEAAVDVARREVPFPAADVEATPLAVIAMGKAGARELNYVSDVDVIFVTEPTRDDEAGTGVGTDRAVLIATRLAIAATHAITDLAAEPALWEVDANLRPEGKDGALVRTLDSHVAYYERWAKEWEFQALLKARPIAGSADLGERYATAVAGFVWTSAQRPGFVESVQRMRQRVTDNIPDDEVDRQLKLGPGGLRDVEFTVQLLQLVHGRDDETVRVRSTLEAMDALTDAGYVGRAEAARFGPDYALLRLLEHRIQLRRLQRTHLMPSDEDELRVLARSSGLARSAAALETRWRAVKLEVRGLHERLFYRPLLSAVAASDGDIVLTSDQAVDRLGAIGFADPAGALGHIRALTQGTSRRAAIQRNLLPVLLRWMAEGPAPDRALLAFRRLSDTLGESSWFLRMLRDSSGAAHSLTTVLSESAFLSGLLERFPEAVAWLDEPEALLRPRPIESLLAEVTATTARHGDDVDGAAALVRSARRRETLRLGMAAVLGHLDVDALGPALSDVTESTLAGALTLARRDAPAGLEFGVIAMGRYGGRELGFGSDADVLYVYRATEDVPSEQASRAAQTIVRELARLTDDAIHPLDLDIDLRPEGKNGPVVRTLDSYGAYYARWSLTWEAQALLRARGAVGDAQLLRDFEHLADRTRYPEHIDDQQVREVRRIKARVESERLPRGADPARHLKLGRGSLSDVEWFVQLLQLQHALTIPGLRTTSTLEALDAARDAGLVAPDDAERLGAAWRFASRTRSALVLWSGKTTDVLPVDRVQLEGIARLMEYPPGSASELEEDYLGVTRRARQVFEREFYGA; encoded by the coding sequence ATGACCGGTCGGACGACGACGTCGCGTTCCGAGTTGGCCCGCCTGGGCTTCGCGGAGCTGTCGGAGAGCCTGGAACGCATCGCCGACCTGGAGGCGCGGTCCGGCCCCGACCTGCAGGTTCCGGTGAGCGGGTCCCCGGCACTGTGGGAGTCCACCGCCGATCCCGACGGCGCACTCCGCGCGCTCGAGCGGCTGCTCGAGCGCGCGCCGGACGAACTGCGTCCGGTCCTCGCGGACGACGCCGCCACCGAACGGCTCGTGCGGCTCCTCGGGGCGTCGGTCGGGCTCGGTGAGTTCCTGCACCGCCGTCCGGCGGAGATCGACCTGCTCCTGGCGCCCGTGACGGCGCCGTGGTCGCAGCAGGAGTACACCGACTCGTTGCTCGCCGCGATCGACGGTGCCACGGGCGAGGACGCCCGGCTCCGGCTCCGGGTGCGCTACCGCCGGCACCTGGCCCAGATCGCGCTGTTCGACGTCCTGAACGCCGCGCCGACCGAGGCCTTCCCCGCCGTCGCGGCCGGTCTGGCCGACCTCGCCGGTGCCGCGCTCGAGGCCGCGGTGGACGTCGCCCGGCGCGAGGTCCCGTTCCCCGCGGCCGACGTCGAGGCGACGCCGCTCGCCGTCATCGCGATGGGCAAGGCCGGCGCCCGCGAACTCAACTACGTCAGCGACGTCGACGTCATCTTCGTGACCGAGCCGACCCGCGACGACGAGGCCGGTACGGGCGTGGGGACCGACCGTGCCGTGCTCATCGCCACGCGGCTGGCGATCGCGGCCACGCACGCCATCACCGACCTCGCGGCCGAACCGGCGCTGTGGGAGGTCGACGCGAACCTCCGGCCGGAGGGCAAGGACGGCGCACTCGTCCGGACGCTCGACTCCCACGTGGCGTACTACGAGCGCTGGGCGAAGGAGTGGGAGTTCCAGGCCCTGCTCAAGGCGCGGCCGATCGCCGGGTCGGCCGACCTGGGGGAGCGCTACGCCACCGCGGTCGCCGGCTTCGTGTGGACGTCCGCGCAACGACCGGGGTTCGTCGAGTCCGTGCAGCGCATGCGGCAGCGGGTCACCGACAACATCCCCGACGACGAGGTCGACCGGCAGCTCAAGCTCGGGCCGGGCGGTCTGCGCGACGTCGAGTTCACCGTGCAGCTGCTGCAGCTCGTGCACGGCCGCGACGACGAGACCGTGCGGGTCCGGTCCACGCTCGAGGCGATGGACGCGCTCACCGACGCCGGCTACGTCGGCCGTGCCGAGGCCGCCCGCTTCGGGCCGGACTACGCCCTGCTCCGCCTGCTCGAACACCGCATCCAGCTCCGCCGCCTGCAGCGCACCCACCTCATGCCCTCCGACGAGGACGAGCTCCGGGTCCTCGCACGGTCGAGCGGTCTCGCACGGTCCGCTGCCGCGCTCGAGACACGGTGGCGTGCCGTGAAGCTCGAGGTCCGCGGCCTGCACGAGCGCCTGTTCTACCGACCGCTCCTCTCCGCGGTGGCCGCGAGCGACGGCGACATCGTGCTCACCAGCGACCAGGCGGTCGACCGGCTCGGTGCCATCGGCTTCGCGGACCCCGCCGGGGCACTCGGCCACATCCGGGCCCTGACGCAGGGCACGAGCCGCCGGGCGGCGATCCAGCGGAACCTCCTGCCGGTGCTCCTGCGCTGGATGGCCGAGGGACCGGCACCGGACCGAGCGCTCCTGGCCTTCCGCCGGCTGAGCGACACCCTGGGGGAGTCGAGCTGGTTCCTCCGCATGCTCCGGGACTCCTCCGGCGCGGCGCACTCGCTCACCACCGTGCTCTCGGAGTCGGCGTTCCTGTCCGGGCTGCTCGAACGCTTCCCCGAGGCGGTGGCCTGGCTCGACGAACCGGAGGCGCTGCTGCGCCCCCGGCCGATCGAGTCGCTGCTCGCCGAGGTCACGGCGACGACGGCACGGCACGGGGACGACGTGGACGGCGCGGCCGCCCTGGTCCGGTCCGCCCGCCGGCGTGAGACGCTCCGGCTCGGCATGGCCGCCGTCCTCGGACACCTCGACGTCGATGCCCTCGGCCCGGCGTTGAGCGACGTCACGGAATCGACCCTGGCCGGTGCCCTCACGCTCGCGCGACGGGACGCCCCGGCAGGCCTGGAGTTCGGCGTCATCGCGATGGGGCGGTACGGCGGCCGTGAGCTCGGCTTCGGTTCGGACGCCGACGTCCTCTACGTGTACCGGGCGACCGAGGACGTCCCGTCCGAGCAGGCCTCGCGAGCGGCGCAGACCATCGTGCGGGAGCTCGCCCGCTTGACCGACGACGCGATCCACCCTCTCGACCTCGACATCGACCTCCGCCCCGAGGGCAAGAACGGCCCCGTGGTGCGCACGCTCGACTCCTACGGCGCGTACTACGCCCGCTGGTCGCTCACGTGGGAGGCCCAGGCGTTGCTCCGGGCCCGCGGGGCGGTCGGGGACGCGCAGCTCCTGCGTGACTTCGAGCACCTCGCCGACCGCACGCGCTACCCGGAGCACATCGACGACCAGCAGGTGCGCGAGGTCCGGCGCATCAAGGCCCGCGTCGAGTCCGAACGCCTCCCGCGCGGTGCGGATCCCGCCCGGCACCTCAAGCTCGGCCGCGGTTCCCTGAGCGACGTGGAGTGGTTCGTCCAGCTCCTCCAGCTGCAGCACGCGCTGACGATCCCCGGCCTCCGGACGACGTCCACGCTCGAGGCGCTCGACGCCGCCCGCGACGCCGGACTCGTCGCCCCCGACGACGCCGAGCGTCTCGGTGCCGCCTGGCGCTTCGCCTCGCGGACGCGGAGCGCGCTCGTGCTCTGGTCGGGCAAGACCACCGACGTGCTGCCCGTCGACCGGGTGCAGCTCGAGGGCATCGCACGCCTGATGGAGTACCCGCCGGGGTCCGCCTCGGAACTCGAGGAGGACTACCTCGGGGTCACCCGCCGGGCACGTCAGGTCTTCGAGCGCGAGTTCTACGGCGCCTGA